Below is a genomic region from Roseovarius arcticus.
AAGCAATGGCTGGAGATTGGTATGTTGCTTGCGCAAGAACCGAAGTTGCTCCTCGTGGATGAGCCCGCAGCTGGGATGACCCCAGCAGAGCGCGACCATACCACAACCATTTTGGTTGAAGCGGCCAAGACACGGGCCGTCGTCGTGGTCGAACACGATATGGAGTTTGTCCGCCGCCTTCGCTGCAAGGTCACCGTTCTGCACGAGGGCTCTGTGCTGGCAGAAGGCAGTCTCGATCACGTTACGGCCAATAAGGAGGTCATCGATGTCTATCTCGGACGCTAAATCATGTTGAGCGTGCAGGATCTGACCCTGCATTACGGTCATTCTCAGATCCTCAACGGTATCAGTCTTGAGGCGTCACGTGGCGAAGTCACCTGTGTGATGGGCACAAATGGCGTGGGCAAGACCAGCCTGATCAAGGCGATCTGCGGGACACATGCAAGATCCGGCGGCACGGTCTCGCTTGATGGTGAGGTGCTGCCTGTTTTGCCACCACACATACTTGCCCGGCGCGGTATTGCCTGCGTGCCGCAGGGCCGTGAGATCTTCCCTTTGCTGACTGTCAAAGAGAACCTTGAGACGGGCTTTGGGTGCCTGCCCTCTGCTGACCGACGGATACCTGAAGAGATATTTGATCTTTTCCCGGTGCTGAACGAGATGAAATCACGTCGGGGGGGCGACCTGTCCGGTGGCCAACAACAACAGTTGGCCATTGCCCGCGCCTTGATCACCCGCCCCAAGCTGTTGCTTCTGGATGAACCGACCGAGGGAATTCAACCGAACATTATTCAGCAGATTGGACGTGTAATCAGCCAGCTCCGCGAGGAAGGGCAGATGGCGATCGTGCTGGTCGAACAATACTTTGAGTTTGCGTACGAACTGGCCGATCGTTTCGTCGCTCTGCGGCGCGGAGAAGTGATCCTATCTGGCGGGAAAGGCGATTTTTCGAAAGACGATTTGCTATCGAAAGTCTCGATATAGCATCGGACGTATAGAAAGCGCTGTGACGCTATTTACCAAAAGTGCCGAAAGAACGATCAGCCATTTGCGGTAGTGGTGCCCCTTAGCGCGAGCCTTCACATCCACATCGAAGAAAAACAAAGAAAAATGTCGCCAAACCATGAGCTTGGCGACAATTCAAAGTTTTGATTAGCCCAGTTAAAACTGAACGCTCAAGATTGCTACTGACATTTAGAGTGACCGCAACTCGCGCAGGTCATGCAGCCCTCTACCATTCGCATAGAGTACTCGCCGCAGGCGGGGCACGCTGTGCCGCGGCCGCCGCCCAAGTTGACGACCTCGGCTGTTGGATCTGATTTCAGCCCCAACCCCTCGCCTGCCATGAACCCGGTGCGCACCATGTGTTGCTCTAGGATCCCGCCGATCGCGGCTAGGATTGACGGCACGTATCTGCCCTTCATCCATGCACCGCCGCGCGGGTCGAACACGGCCTTCAGCTCCTCCACGACGAACGACACGTCGCCGCCGCGCCGGAATACTGCGGAAATCATGCGTGTGAGGGCGACGGTCCAGGCGAAATGCTCCATGTTCTTGGAGTTGATGAACACCTCGAAGGGGCGCCGGCGCCCGCCCAGAATTACGTCGTTAACCGTGATGTAGATCGCGTGATTGCTATCGGGCCATTTCAGCTTGTAGGTCATCCCTTCCAGCTCGGTCCCGCGCTCTAGCGGCTCGGACATATAGACCACCTCGGCGCCATCGTTGCTTGCGGTCTGGGGTGCAGCGTTTGATGCCTCGCTGACGCTGAGAACGCTGCCAGTCACGTCATTGGGGCGGTACGTCGTGCAGCCTTTGCAGCCGCTGTTCCACGCTTGCATATAAACGTCTTTGAACGCGTCAAAGCTGATGTCCTCGGGGCAATTGATCGTCTTGGAGATGCTGCTGTCGACCCATTTCTGCGCCGCCGCCTGCATACGGACGTGATCGGCGGGGGCCAGCGTCTGAGCGTTGACGAAGTATTCGGGCAGTTCGGCATCGCCAAAACGGTCGCGCCACATTTGCACGGCGTAATCGACGACCTCTTCTTCGGTGCGGCTGCCGTCTTTTTGCAGGACCTTACGGGTATAGCTATAGGCGAATACCGGCTCGATCCCGCTGCTGACGTTTCCAGCATAAAGGCTGATCGTGCCCGTGGGTGCGATAGAGGTCAGCAGCGCGTTGCGAATGCCATACTTACCAACCGCCCGGCGCACCTCCTCGTCCATGCCTTGCATCGTGCCGCTGGCGAGGAAGGCCTCTGCATCAAACAGCGGAAACGCCCCCTTCTCCCGGGCCAGATCGACTGACGCAAGGTAGGCCGCGCGCGCGATTGCTTTCAGCCAAGCCGCTGTCTGCGCGGCGGCAGCGTCCGAGCCATAGCGCTCACCAACCATCAACAAGGCATCGGCTAGACCGGTGACGCCCAGACCGATCCGCCTCTTGGCCTTCGCCTCGGCCTCTTGCGCCTCCAGCGGGAATTGGCTGGTATCAACGACATTGTCCATCATACGCACGGCGACAGCGACCAGTTCTGCCAGTGCAGCCTCGTCCAGCGCAGCACCTTTGCCAAACGGATCACTCACCAGCCGGGCCAGGTTAATACTGCCCAAAAGGCACGCACCATAGGGCGGCAGAGGCTGCTCGCCGCAGGGGTTGGTCGCGGCAATCGTCTCGCAATAGGCAAGGTTATTGGCCTGATTGATCCGGTCGATAAAAATCACGCCCGGTTCGGCGTAATCATACGTGGCTTGCATGATCCTGTTCCAGAGATCGCGCGCCTGCATGGTGCGATACACCTTGCCCCCGAATTCCAGATCCCACGGGCCATCGGCCTCGACCGCGGCCATAAAGGGATCGCTGATCAGGACGCTGAGGTTGAAATTTCGCAGGCGGACGGCATCGCTCTTGGCGGCGATGAAATCCTCAATATCAGGGTGGTCGCAGCGCATGGTCGCCATCATCGCGCCGCGGCGCGCGCCCGCGCTCATAATAGTGCGGCACATCGCGTCCCACACATCCATGAAGCTGAGAGGGCCGCTCGCATCTGCGCCGACGCCTTTGACCACCGCGCCGCGCGGGCGGATGGTCGAGAAATCATAGCCGATGCCGCCGCCCTGCTGCATGGTCAGTGCGGCCTCGCGCAGCGCGTCGAATATGCCGCCCATGTCGTCGGGCACGGTGCCCATAACAAAGCAGTTGAACAGGGTGACCTTGCGGCCCGTCCCTGCCCCGGCCGCGATGCGCCCTGCAGGTAGGAATTTGAAATCCTCCAGCGCGCCGTAGAATCGCTCTTCCCATTCGGCCGGTTTTGCCTCGACCGAGGCCAGCGCGCGCGCGACGCGGCGCCAGCTGTCTTCGACGCTCTTGTCTCCCGCCCCGACGGCAGGGGTATACCGGTATTTCATGTTCCAAATCTGTTCGGAAATAGGGGCGGCGAAACGGCTCATGACGATGAACTCCGGCAGGTCTGAGGCATGGGGAATAACGCGAACACCAATGATAGGCCCGCGCCACCGCCCGGTCAACGCCGCGCGACCACCTTGGCCGCCCTGCCCCGGCGGCAGCCGCAAGAGCACACGCGCCATTGAACTCAGCGCTCAGCGGCATAAACTGTACATCATGTATCCTGCCCCCCTGAACCTTATCAAACTGAGCGTCGGTACCGATAGTGTCGAGGACCTGATCGCTTGGCAGGCAACGCGCCGTGCACAAGGCGCGGACAAGCAGCCGCGGCACGTTACCCGTATGTGGCCCAAGCGCGCGGCCGAGTTGCTAGATGGCGGCTCAATCTATTGGGTCATCCAAGGCGTGCTGCAATGCCGCCAACGCATCGTGCGGCTGGACGAAGTGATCGGGCAGGATGGCATCCGCCGCTGCGGAATCGTGCTTGAGTCGGAAATTGTCCGCACGGGAACTGTGCAGAAACGCCCATTTCAGGGGTGGCGATATCTGCCCGGCAGCGATGCACCCCCCGACCTCGCCCCCGCGCGCCGGGGTGAAGACGCCCTTCCACCAAGTCTAAGCGCCGCATTGTCTGACATTGGTGTGCTGTAAAAGTCACAGCAAGCGCGTTGCCGCCCGGCTGAATCGGAGCACAAAATCCAATTTTCGGCACGAATTCGCTTATATTAATGCTACCTCAAGTTGCTGAAAACCCTTTATCAATTGACCATTTCTCAAATGCCGCCGACCCGCAGAATTGCGTTGGGCCATTTGTTGCCGATTGAATTCACCATTTCGTGAAACCAAACGTTAAATCAAACCGTTGCAACAGGGAAGCCGATCCTAAATATGGGCTTATACGACGTTGCCTTAACTCAAGGGGCACGCCGAAACATCGAAAGGACACAAACATGAAATTCTTCCTCTCCGCCACAGCAGCAACCGCCCTGATGGCCGGTACAGCATTCGCAGGTAACATTGAGCCCGTCGCAATGGAGCCAGTGCTCGCGCCGGCACCTGCACCCGTCTACTCTTCACCTAACTGGACCGGCTTCTACGCTGGTGGCCAGCTGGGCTACGCAAACATCGACACCAACGTCTCCGGCGTTGACGGTGACGGCCTCATCGGTGGTCTCGTTGCTGGTTACGACTACGATCTGGGCAACTGGGTTGTCGGTGCTGGCTTTGACTACGACTGGACTGACGTAACGCTGAGCAACCCGCTGGGCGCGACTGCAGACGTTGACAGCATCTGGCGCGCCAAGCTGCGCGGCGGTTATAAGCTGGGCAATGGCCTGCTGTATGCAACTGCAGGCTATGCAAATGCTGACATCAGCGGTTCCGGTGATGACGACGGTTACTTCGTCGGCGGCGGTTACGAGCACATGGTTACACAGAACATCTCGCTCGGTGGCGAAGTTCTGTACCACGAGTTCGATAACTTCAACAGCTCGGGCACAGACGTCGAAGCAACGACTGCACAAGTTCGCGCAACATTCCGCTTCTAATTGGACAGTCGGGCCGCTTAGGCCCGGCAACCAAGCCAATGAAACGCGCGGCCTCAATGGGCCGCGCGTTTTTTTATGTCAGAGGCTTCATTTAAAAGTTTGCTAGACGCCAACCCTCTAGGTCAGCCGCCGATCCGTCTCAATCAACGCTCAGCTTGGCCATTAGGCCAGCCAGAGTGGTACGGTCAGCATCGCTCAGATCAATACGGCGCGCCCGAAACAGCGTTGCCTGACTGCGCAGGATCACACCGTCGTCCAGCAGCTTTAGATGATTGGCGCGCAAGGTATCGCCTGTAGATGTGATGTCGGCGATCGCCTCGGCGGTCTCGTTCTTGACCGTGCCTTCGGTTGCGCCTTGGCTATCGACGAGGCGATAATCAGCAACGCCGTGGACGCGCAGAAAATCGCGTACGAGTCTGTGATACTTGGTCGCGATCCGCAATCGGTGGCCATGCGCTGCACGAAATGCGGCTGCGACGGCATCCAGATCGTCCAGCGTTCCCACATCGACCCAAGCGTTCGGCACCGCCAGCACCAGATCGGCGTGGCCAAATCCCAGCTCAGCCAACGGCTCGACGCGGCCCTCCCATCCGGCCAGCGTTTCGCGCACCAGATCGGTGCCGGTTACGCCCAGATGGATGCGTCCGGCAGCCAATTCGCGGGGTATTTCCCCCGCCGACAGCAGAACCAGCTCGACGTCGCCCGCACCCTCGACGATGCCGGCATATTCGCGGTCCGATCCCGTCCGGCCCAGCGTAACACCGCGCGCGCCAAACCAATCAAACGTCTTTTCCATCAACCGCCCTTTGGACGGCACACCCAGACGTATGCTCATGCGGTATCCCCTAGCAAAGCCAGCAGACCGGGGCGGATCACGCCGCCCACGGCAGGTATCTCACGCCCCGCGCCCAGCTGCCGGGTCAGCGCGTCATAGCGCCCGCCCGATGCAACAGGCGGCAGATCGGGATGCGCATCGGAGGTAAAGCCAAAGACGAACCCATCATAATACTCCATCTGCGCGCGGCCATAGCTAGCCTCAAATGGCAAAGCCGCGACATCGACGCCGCGCGCATCCAGAGCGTCCAGCCGTGCGGCAAGCTGTGCGACCGCGCCCGCAATGGCAGGCATATCTACGGCGATATCGCGCAAATGCTCCAGCGCGTGGGGGCTGGTCTCGCGCACGGCGAGGATTGCGTCGATCAGCTCCACTTCGCCTTCACTGATGGGCGGGGTGGCGGCATCGTCGCGCAGCGCTGTGATACGCGCGGCTATCTCAGCCTGACTGCGCAGGCCTATCAGCGGGCCTGCGCCTGCGATCGGGTCCGGCGTTTGCAGCAACGCCGTACGGCTCGGCGGCACGTCTGCACGGCCCGCAAACCGTTCCATTAGTGTGCGAAATCGGCGGGGGCGCCAAATATGGCGGCGCAGCGCCGCCTTGCGCGCGTCCGTTGTGTCCAAGCCATCGACAGCCGCCATCAAAATACCGATATCGCCCGTCACTGCCTGAAGCCCCAGCGGCGCGACGATGCCCGCGATCAGCGCGAACACCTCCGCATCTGCCTCGGCGGGGGCGGCGCCGCCCATTACCTCGTAGCCAACTTGCATGTATTCGCTAGCCCGGCGCGGATCATCCTCCTGCCGGCGAAACACTTCGCCGGAATAGGTATACCGCGCGGGCTCGGCCCCGCTTTGCATATGCATTTGTACGACGGGTACGGTGAAATCGGGGCGCAGCATCTGCTCGCCCTTTAGCGGATCTGACGTGACGTAGGCGCGCGCGCGGATATCCTCGCCATATAGGTCTAGCAGCACCTCGGCAGGTTGCAGGATCGCCGTCTCGACAGGCTCCGCGCCCGCCGCCTCAAAGACGCCGCGCACACGCGCAGCCTCTGCGCGAATGGACGCGCGCGACGGCATAGGTCCCAGCTCGGCCATCAGCCCGCCCCGTTCAAAATGTCGCGCACTTTGGCAACCAACTGGCTGCGCGGCACTTCGAACTGGCTGGGGCGTTCCTTCCACTCCTCCAGCGTCGCGCCTTCGGCCATCTGCGCGCCCAGCACCAGATCCTTGATCTGGATGACCCCCTTCGCTTGCTCGTCCGCGCCTTCGATGATGGCGACGGGGCTGCCGCGTTTGTCCGCATATTTCAGCTGGTTACCGAAATTCTTGGGGTTGCCCAGATACACTTCGGCGCGGATGCCCGCCTGCCGCAGCTCGGCGACCATCGCCTGATAATCGGCCATGCGCGCACGGTCCATCACTGTCACCACGACCGGGCCGGGAGTTGGAGCGCCCCCCTGCCCCTTGGCGCGCAGCGCAGCAAGCAAGCGGTCCACACCAATGCTGACGCCGGTGGCAGGAACGGACTGCCCGGTGAACCGCTTGACCAGGTCATCATAGCGCCCGCCGCCCGCAACGCTGCCGAACTGCCGCTTGGCGCCCTTGTCGTCGAGGATGTCGAACGTCAGCTCGGCCTCGAACACAGGGCCGGTGTAATAACCAAGGCCGCGCACAACGCTGGGATCGATGACGATACGGTCTGGGCCGTAACCTTGTGCGCTAAGCAACGCTTCAATTTGGCGAAGTTCTTCGACACCTTCTGCGCCGACAGTTGAGCTGCCAATGATGACGCCGAGATGGTCCAACACTTCATGGTTCCAAGCCATACCGTATTTTTGTCGTGACGCTTCACGATAGTTATCCGCTACAATATTAATACCATCAAACTCTTTCGCTCTTCCTTCGAGCTTGGAAGCAACGACATCATTCGCGTTAACGAACATCATCACCACATCCGCCTGCGCATCATCCAGACCAGCACCTTTGGTGAAATCGCCGCTGTCGTCCTTGCGCCCTTCGCCCAAAAGCGCACGCACGCCTTCGGGGCCGAGCCTGTCCAGCTTGTCGATTGCGCGCAGAACGATGCCGCGCTCGGTTTTCTTGTCCTCACCCGACAAGCGCGCGACCTCAAGCACGCCGTTCAGCACCTTGCGATTGTTGACGCGCACCACATAGTCACCGCGCGCGATCCCGACCGTCTCAAGGCAGTCGGCCAGCATTGCACACATCTCGGCATCTGCCGCCACGCTGGGTGCGCCCACCGTATCCGCATCACACTGATAAAATTGGCGAAACCGCCCCGGTCCCGGCTTCTCATTGCGCCAGACGGGCCCCATCGCGTAGCGCCGGTAAGGCGTCGGGAGGTCGTCCTTGTGCTGGGCATAAACCCGCGCCAGCGGCGCGGTCAGATCGTAGCGCAGCGCCAGCCAGTCACCGGGTTTTTCGCCCTCGTCCTCCTGCCACGCAAAGACACCCGCATTGGGCCGCTCCACGTCCGGCAGAAACTTGCCCAGCGCCTCTACCGTCTCGACCGCCGCGCTGTCCAGCGCGTCAAAGCCGTAGTGGTGATAGACCCGCGCGATCGCCTCCAGCATCGCTGCACGCTCCACTACCTCGGCGCCAAAGTAGTCGCGAAAGCCCTTGGGCGTCTGCGCCTTGGGGCGCGGGGTTTTTTTCTGCTTGGCCATTATATCGCCTTTCAGACGCTGCCTCAGTTTCCCGGCGGTCTAGCCCAAGCACCGCCCCCCGGCAAGCAGGGCGCCGCCCTTGCGGATTATTCTTGGGGATAACATCCATTGCGAAGGCGGCGCACGCGCGCCCGCTTGACCCGATGCCCGGCCCGCGCCACAAGGGCGCTATGGAACGCCTCGAAGAACAGATCGCCCACCTCATCCGCACGCTTGACGACGTGTCCGACACCGTCGCGCGGCAGGACGCTGAAATTGCCGTGCTCACCCGCCGGGTCGAGATGCTGATGCGCCGCGAGGCGGAGCGTGATGAGGGCGCGGGCGGCTCTGTCGCTATGGGAAGCGAGCGGCCCCCTCACTACTAAAGCAATGGAGCGCCACTTTGATAAAGTACATATATCCTGATGGCAGCCACTGTTACCGCGCGCTGCACACCACTTATGCCGTTTTCCGTGATGACACTGGCAAATTGATCGCGCGCGCCCAGAAGGCGGACGGCGCGCTCTACGAATTCGAGATAGCCAGTTTCGAATTGCTAGAGGCCGGGCGCAATTACAGCTAGCCTAAATGTCCTGCACATCCATGACGCCGTCGAGGCTTTTGATCGCGCCCTTGATCTGCGGCGTCACCGGATAATCGCGCCCTGCTGACAGTTCGACCTCGCCGGGCAGGCCATCGCCGATGAGGCAAAACCGGATTGGGCCGGGCCGGGACGCGCGCGCGGCATCGGCCGCGCCTTCCAGAACACGTGCGACCGATGCCATCGCGGACGGCTCATCAACAAAAATCAACAGGCCAAGGCTGCCTGCATCCGCGACCACGCCGTCTATCGGCGCGACAGAGCGCGCCAGCAGCTTTAGCTGCTCGGACTCCATCGTCGCCTCGACGGTGATGACCACCTGAGCGCCGGTTTCCAGATGTTCGCGCGATTTCTCCAGCGTTTCCGAGAACATGACGACCTCGTAGCCACCCGTGGTATCGCTGAGTTGCACAAACGCAAAGCGATTGCCGCGCGCTGATTTCCGCTCCTGCCGGCCCGCGACGATGCCGGCCATTTTCACTACGCAAGGCGCGCGCGCGGCGTCCTGCATGACTTGGTCCAGCGTCTTGACACTCTTGCGCTTTAACGCGGCCATGTAGTCGTCCAGGGGATGGCCCGACAGATAGAACCCGACGGCTTTGAATTCCTCGTTGAGGCGCTCAGCCGGTTGCCAGTCATCGACGGGCGGCAGGCGCGGTTCGGGCAGATCCTCGCCGGCCTCGCCAAAGAGTGACACCTGCGCCGAATTCTTCTGATCGTGGATCGCGGCTGAGTAGCTCATCAGCGGCTCAAGGGCGTCGAATACGCGGCGGCGATTGCGATCAATCTCGTCAAACGCGCCGGAACGGGCCAGCATCTCCATCGGCCGCTTGCCGATGCGCTTGATATCGACGCGGCGGGCGAAGTCATAGAGCGTGGCAAACGGCTTGTCCTCACCGCTCGCGCCTTGCGCGCCGCCAGTGCGGCCCTCGACGATCAGCTTCATCGCCTCAACACCGACGTTTTTCAGCGCGCCCAAGGCGTAGTGTAGAACGCCATTACGCACCACGAACTGTGCGTCCGAGCGGTTGACGCAAGGCGGTGCCCAATTCAGCTTCAGCCCCTTTTTCACCTCTTCGAAATAGACCGAGAGTTTGTCGGTCAGGTGTATATCGCAGTTCATGACCCCTGCCATAAACTCGGTCGGATGGTTCGCCTTCAGCCATGCCGTTTGGTAGCTGACGACCGCATAGGCCGCCGCGTGGGATTTGTTAAATCCGTAATTCGCAAACTTATCCAGTAGGTTCCAAACCTCCAGCGCCTTGTCGTCATCAACGCCGTTTTCCTTGGCGCCCGCGATAAACTTGGGCCGTTCCGCATCCATCGCCGCTTGAATCTTCTTGCCCATGGCGCGGCGCAGCAGGTCCGCGCCGCCAAGGCTGTAGCCCGCCATTTCCTGCGCGATCTGCATCACTTGTTCTTGATAGACGATGATGCCCTGCGTCTCGTCCAGAAGATGGTCGATGGTGGGGTGCAGCAATTCGCGCTCGGATAGCTCGTTCTTCACCTCGCAGAATTTCGGAATATTCTCCATCGGGCCGGGACGATAGAGCGCGACCAGCGCGATGATATCCTCGATGCAGTCCGGCTTCATCCGCTTGAGCGCGTCCATCATGCCCGAGCTTTCAACCTGAAACACCGCGACAGTCTTGGCGCGCGCATAGAGCGCGTAGGTCTTGGCATCGTCCAGCGGGATCTGTCCGATATCGTTTTCGGCGCCCGCGTGCGGCTGGTAGATCGCGCTACCATCGGCGGCGGTGTGCAGATCGCGGCCCTCGCCGTGAATCTGCGCCATTGCGTTCTGGATCACGGTCAGGGTTTTCAGGCCCAGAAAGTCGAACTTGACCAGCCCCGCCTGCTCGACCCATTTCATGTTGAATTGGGTCGCGGGCATGTCACTGCGAGGGTCTTGATACAGGGGCACCAGCGCGTCCAGCGGGCGATCGCCGATTACGACACCAGCCGCGTGGGTCGACGCGTTGCGCAGCAGCCCCTCGACCTGCATGCCGTAATTCAGCAGGCGGTCGACGACCTCTTCATTGCGGGCCTCTTCGCGCAGGCGGTCCTCTTGGATCAATGCCTGCTGAATGCTGACGGGTTTGACGCCCTCGACGGGGATCATCTTGGACAGGCGATCCACCTGCCCGTATGGCATCTGGAGGACTCGGCCGATATCGCGCACGGCAGCCTTGGACAACAGCGCGCCAAAGGTGATGATTTGGCCCACGCGGTCGCGGCCATATTTTTCCTGCACGTATTGGATCACCTCTTCTCGGCGATCCATGCAAAAGTCGATGTCAAAGTCGGGCATCGACACACGTTCGGGGTTCAGGAACCGTTCGAACAGCAGCGAATAGCGCAGCGGATCAAGGTCCGTGATTGTCAGAGCATAAGCGACGAGCGACCCCGCGCCCGACCCGCGCCCCGGACCCACCGGAATATCGCGGTCCTTGGCCCATTTGATGAAATCGGCAACGATCAGGAAATAACCCGGGAAGCCCATGCCCTCGATGATGCCCAGCTCAAACTCCAGCCGCTTTTCGTACTCTTCCACGCTGACGGCGTGGGGGATGACGCTCAGACGCTCGACCAAACCCTCCTTGGCCTGGCGGCGCAGCTCGACCACCTCGTCATCAGCAAACTTTGGCAGGATCGGGTCGCGGCGATAGGCGCCAAAGGCGCAGCGCTTGGCGATTTCCACGGTATTTTCGATCGCTTCGGGCAAGTCGGCAAAGAGTGTCGCCATTTCCTTGGCCGTCTTGAAGTTATGTTGCGGTGTGAGGCGGCGGCGCGGTGCAGACTGATCAACGTACGTGCCCTCGGCCACGCACAACATGGCGTCATGCGCCTCGTACATCTTGGACTTGGGGAAATAGACATCGTTTGTCGCAACCAGCGGCAGATCCATCGCATAGGCCATTTCGATATGGCCGCGCTCACTGCTGCGCTCTGCCTCGGGCAGGCCGTCCTCGCCGGGGTGGCGCTGCAACTCGACGTAGAGGCGATCGCCATAAATCTCGGCCAGTTGCCGCATCAGCGCCTCCGCCGCGTCGCGCTGCCCAGCGCGCAAGAGCCGCCCAACCGGGCCGTCCGGCCCGCCAGTGAGGCAGATCAGGCCGCCCGAGTGTTCGGCCAGATCCATCCGCGTCACATGCGGCAGCGCGCCGTCGCCGCGCAAATAGAGGCAAGAGTTGAGCTTCATCAGATGCTCGTACCCCTGCTCATTCTGGGCCAGCAGGACAATGGGTGCGGGCGTGGCAGGACGCTCGCCCGGCGCGACATCGACATAGGCCAGATCAATCTGGCAGCCCATGATCGGCTGGACGCCCGCCTCTGCCGCCGAGACGGCAAACTCGAGGGCAGCGAACATATTGTTCGTATCGGTAACGGCGACGGCGGGCATCCCCGCATCGACGCACATAGCCGGAAGCTTTTTCAGCCGCACGGCCCCTTCCAGCAAAGAGTATTCGCTATGGACGCGCAGGTGGATGAATCGGCTATGGTTTTTCATAACCTCACTTTAGGCCAGCGGCAGGGATGCCGCCAGTGCCACCCCGCGTCACGCGGCATAGGTGATGCACCCGCCGCAGATCGTGATCATTGGGCGCGCCGCATGGATGGCATTGGGCGCGCAGGCCTCCAGATCGCGGTCCATGATTACCACATCGCCCATCTGGCCCGTTGCCAACTGTCCCTTGCGGCCCTCGTTAAATTCCACCCACGCATTGCCCGACGTGTAGGAGACAAGCGTATCCATCAACGTCTGGGGCCGCACGTCCCATGGTGCACCGGGCTGCAATGGCGCGATAGCGCATTGGATATTGCGCATTGCGTCAACCGGTATGACCGGCCAATCGGTGGAAAAGATCACCGGTGCACCCGTCTCGCGGATGC
It encodes:
- a CDS encoding SlyX family protein → MERLEEQIAHLIRTLDDVSDTVARQDAEIAVLTRRVEMLMRREAERDEGAGGSVAMGSERPPHY
- the hisG gene encoding ATP phosphoribosyltransferase codes for the protein MSIRLGVPSKGRLMEKTFDWFGARGVTLGRTGSDREYAGIVEGAGDVELVLLSAGEIPRELAAGRIHLGVTGTDLVRETLAGWEGRVEPLAELGFGHADLVLAVPNAWVDVGTLDDLDAVAAAFRAAHGHRLRIATKYHRLVRDFLRVHGVADYRLVDSQGATEGTVKNETAEAIADITSTGDTLRANHLKLLDDGVILRSQATLFRARRIDLSDADRTTLAGLMAKLSVD
- the hisS gene encoding histidine--tRNA ligase; translated protein: MAKQKKTPRPKAQTPKGFRDYFGAEVVERAAMLEAIARVYHHYGFDALDSAAVETVEALGKFLPDVERPNAGVFAWQEDEGEKPGDWLALRYDLTAPLARVYAQHKDDLPTPYRRYAMGPVWRNEKPGPGRFRQFYQCDADTVGAPSVAADAEMCAMLADCLETVGIARGDYVVRVNNRKVLNGVLEVARLSGEDKKTERGIVLRAIDKLDRLGPEGVRALLGEGRKDDSGDFTKGAGLDDAQADVVMMFVNANDVVASKLEGRAKEFDGINIVADNYREASRQKYGMAWNHEVLDHLGVIIGSSTVGAEGVEELRQIEALLSAQGYGPDRIVIDPSVVRGLGYYTGPVFEAELTFDILDDKGAKRQFGSVAGGGRYDDLVKRFTGQSVPATGVSIGVDRLLAALRAKGQGGAPTPGPVVVTVMDRARMADYQAMVAELRQAGIRAEVYLGNPKNFGNQLKYADKRGSPVAIIEGADEQAKGVIQIKDLVLGAQMAEGATLEEWKERPSQFEVPRSQLVAKVRDILNGAG
- a CDS encoding adenosylcobalamin-dependent ribonucleoside-diphosphate reductase, producing the protein MSRFAAPISEQIWNMKYRYTPAVGAGDKSVEDSWRRVARALASVEAKPAEWEERFYGALEDFKFLPAGRIAAGAGTGRKVTLFNCFVMGTVPDDMGGIFDALREAALTMQQGGGIGYDFSTIRPRGAVVKGVGADASGPLSFMDVWDAMCRTIMSAGARRGAMMATMRCDHPDIEDFIAAKSDAVRLRNFNLSVLISDPFMAAVEADGPWDLEFGGKVYRTMQARDLWNRIMQATYDYAEPGVIFIDRINQANNLAYCETIAATNPCGEQPLPPYGACLLGSINLARLVSDPFGKGAALDEAALAELVAVAVRMMDNVVDTSQFPLEAQEAEAKAKRRIGLGVTGLADALLMVGERYGSDAAAAQTAAWLKAIARAAYLASVDLAREKGAFPLFDAEAFLASGTMQGMDEEVRRAVGKYGIRNALLTSIAPTGTISLYAGNVSSGIEPVFAYSYTRKVLQKDGSRTEEEVVDYAVQMWRDRFGDAELPEYFVNAQTLAPADHVRMQAAAQKWVDSSISKTINCPEDISFDAFKDVYMQAWNSGCKGCTTYRPNDVTGSVLSVSEASNAAPQTASNDGAEVVYMSEPLERGTELEGMTYKLKWPDSNHAIYITVNDVILGGRRRPFEVFINSKNMEHFAWTVALTRMISAVFRRGGDVSFVVEELKAVFDPRGGAWMKGRYVPSILAAIGGILEQHMVRTGFMAGEGLGLKSDPTAEVVNLGGGRGTACPACGEYSMRMVEGCMTCASCGHSKCQ
- the urtE gene encoding urea ABC transporter ATP-binding subunit UrtE, whose product is MLSVQDLTLHYGHSQILNGISLEASRGEVTCVMGTNGVGKTSLIKAICGTHARSGGTVSLDGEVLPVLPPHILARRGIACVPQGREIFPLLTVKENLETGFGCLPSADRRIPEEIFDLFPVLNEMKSRRGGDLSGGQQQQLAIARALITRPKLLLLDEPTEGIQPNIIQQIGRVISQLREEGQMAIVLVEQYFEFAYELADRFVALRRGEVILSGGKGDFSKDDLLSKVSI
- a CDS encoding DUF1489 family protein, whose amino-acid sequence is MYPAPLNLIKLSVGTDSVEDLIAWQATRRAQGADKQPRHVTRMWPKRAAELLDGGSIYWVIQGVLQCRQRIVRLDEVIGQDGIRRCGIVLESEIVRTGTVQKRPFQGWRYLPGSDAPPDLAPARRGEDALPPSLSAALSDIGVL
- a CDS encoding outer membrane protein — its product is MKFFLSATAATALMAGTAFAGNIEPVAMEPVLAPAPAPVYSSPNWTGFYAGGQLGYANIDTNVSGVDGDGLIGGLVAGYDYDLGNWVVGAGFDYDWTDVTLSNPLGATADVDSIWRAKLRGGYKLGNGLLYATAGYANADISGSGDDDGYFVGGGYEHMVTQNISLGGEVLYHEFDNFNSSGTDVEATTAQVRATFRF
- a CDS encoding ATP phosphoribosyltransferase regulatory subunit yields the protein MPSRASIRAEAARVRGVFEAAGAEPVETAILQPAEVLLDLYGEDIRARAYVTSDPLKGEQMLRPDFTVPVVQMHMQSGAEPARYTYSGEVFRRQEDDPRRASEYMQVGYEVMGGAAPAEADAEVFALIAGIVAPLGLQAVTGDIGILMAAVDGLDTTDARKAALRRHIWRPRRFRTLMERFAGRADVPPSRTALLQTPDPIAGAGPLIGLRSQAEIAARITALRDDAATPPISEGEVELIDAILAVRETSPHALEHLRDIAVDMPAIAGAVAQLAARLDALDARGVDVAALPFEASYGRAQMEYYDGFVFGFTSDAHPDLPPVASGGRYDALTRQLGAGREIPAVGGVIRPGLLALLGDTA